One window of the Salminus brasiliensis chromosome 1, fSalBra1.hap2, whole genome shotgun sequence genome contains the following:
- the LOC140554891 gene encoding E3 ubiquitin/ISG15 ligase TRIM25-like isoform X2 encodes MAEASISVDQDQFSCPVCLDLLKDPVAIPCGHSFCMVCINGCWDQEDQTGLYSCPQCRETFTPRPVLRRNNMLAEVVEKLKKTEVQAASPVHCYAEPGDVECDFCTGRKLKAVKSCLMCVASLCETHLKPHLEIPALIKHKLVKASTQLQEQICSQHDKMIEIYCRTDQKLICYLCTMHEHKSHDTVAAVAERTERQNQLKEKQMKSQQRIQEKEKMLQELKQSVNTLKSSAQTAVADSERIFTELILFIEKKRSEVTELIRAQEKTELSEAEELLEQLEQEITDLKRRHTELEQLSHKEDHVQFLQSFQSLCDSSGSEDSPNIPVRHHLSFDKVIKSVSDLKKQLEEFCEEKLSRMSSQAAAVQILLSEPKTREDFLQYFCELTLDPNTVYQHLSLSENNRVVMCSRTVQQYSVHPERFDHCCQVLSKESVSGRCYWEVEWSGRGYVCVSVSYKEISRKVEFGHNDQSWSLKTSSPLSFWHNNIMTTISAPPSSRIGVYVDHSAGTLSFYSVSDTMTLLHTVNTTFTQPLYAGFYCPYYNSTMKFCSLK; translated from the exons ATGGCAGAGGCCAGTATTTCAGTAGATCAGGAccagttcagctgtccagtctgTCTGGATCTGCTGAAGGATCCAGTAGCAATTCCCTGTGGACACAGTTTCTGTATGGTGTGCATTAATGGCTGCTGGGATCAGGAGGATCAGACTGGGCTCTACAGCTGTCCCCAGTGCAGAGAGACGTTCACTCCGAGGCCTGTTCTACGCAGAAACAACATGCTGGCTGAAGTGGTGGAGAAGCTGAAGAAGACAGAAGTCCAGGCAGCTTCTCCTGTTCACTGTTATGCTGAACCTGGAGATGTAGAGTGTGATTTCTGTACTGGGAGAAAACTCAAAGCTGTCAAGTCCTGTCTGATGTGTGTGGCGTCCCTCTGTGAAACTCATCTCAAACCTCATCTGGAAATCCCTGCCTTGATCAAACACAAGCTGGTCAAAGCCTCCACACAACTACAAGAGCAGATCTGCTCCCAGCATGACAAAATGATTGAGATCTACTGTCGCACCGACCAGAAATTAATCTGTTATTTGTGTACGATGcatgaacacaaaagccacgaCACTGTTGCAGCTGTagcagagagaactgagagacaG AATCAACTAAAAGAAAAACAGATGAAATCACAGCAAAGAAtccaggagaaagagaagatgcTGCAGGAGCTAAAACAGTCAGTGAACACTCTTAAG AGCTCTGCACAGACGGCAGTGGCGGACAGTGAGAGGATCTTCACTGAGTTGATCCTCTTCATTGAGAAAAAGCGCTCTGAGGTAACAGAGCTGATCAGAGCTCAGGAGAAGACTGAACTGAGTGAAGCTGAAGAACTCCTGGAGCAGCTGGAGCAGGAGATCACTGATCTAAAGAGGAGACACACTGAACTGGAGCAGCTTTCACACAAAGAGGATCATGTTCAGTTCCTCCAG AGTTTCCAGTCTCTCTGTGATTCTTCTGGATCTGAGGACTCTCCCAACATCCCTGTCCGTCACCATCTTTCATTTGATAAAGTGATCAAATCTGTATCTGATCTAAAAAAGCAACTAGAGGAATTCTGTGAGGAGAAGCTCAGCAGAATGTCATCACAAG CTGCAGCAGTTCAGATTTTACTCTCAGAACCAAAAaccagagaagactttctgcaAT ATTTCTGTGAGCTGACTCTGGATCCCAATACAGTATATCAGCACCTCAGTCTGTCTGAGAACAACAGAGTGGTGATGTGCAGTCGGACTGTCCAGCAGTACTCTGTTCATCCAGAGAGATTTGACCACTGTTGTCAGGTGTTGAGTAAGGAGAGTGTGAGTGGGCGCTGTTACTGGGAGGTTGAGTGGAGTGGTAGGGGATATGTGTGCGTATCAGTCTCATATAAAGAGATTAGCAGGAAAGTAGAGTTTGGACACAATGATCAATCCTGGAGTCTGAAGACttcatctcctctctctttttggCACAACAACATTATGACTACGATCTCAGCTCCACCATCCTCTAGAATAGGAGTGTATGTGGATCACAGTGCAGGAactctgtccttctacagcgTCTCTGACACAATGACCCTCCTACACACAGTAAACACCACCTTCACTCAGCCTCTCTACGCTGGATTCTACTGTCCTTATTATAACTCTACTATGAAGTTCTgcagtttaaaatga